The Candidatus Defluviibacterium haderslevense DNA window TTTATTTCATGAAATCACCACAACCGTAAAACTCCTTAGTATCTTTTAACATGATGACCCTGGCATTATAACTTTTTTTATTCATGTCTTCACAAGGTTTTCTGTCTAGGTAGAATTCAATTTCTTTTTTCTCATTATTAAACTCCAATTGTCCTAATAAGAATTGACCTGTTTGTCCTTCATTGGAGGCTTCTACTTCTTGCATAAGTCCGATCCAGGTTTGTTTTTCATCTTCCAAGGTTAACTGAACTTCAAAAATAGCATTTTGAATTTGTCCAACTTTGAGTTTCCAATTGGGGTGATCACCCTTGCCAACAAAAAAGGGTATAGCATCGCTTTCAATTTCCGTAATATTACCTTTCGGATAGTCCGGTTTATTTACTGGTCCACTGGGCGTTTGAGCTTCCGGGGCATATCTGTTTTTGGAGGTGCAATTCAATGCGATGAAACAAATGAGGAGTAGATTTTTATACATGAATTTAATTTAAATAAGGTTAATATTTTCGATCTAAAATGAGCGTTACGAATTCCCGCAATTTATTTTTTTGCCATGATTCACATTCCATTTGCTGAATGATGGCTTCACATTTTTCTTGATAAGACAAATAGCGTTTGCTGACTTTGTTTTTTATGTCTAATTGTTCAAACCATTTTCCGATTTTTGCCAATTTGTCTTCATCATTTAGTTTGAGTTTATAATCATTTAATAATTTGTGTTGGTTCACAGAATCAAGATCCTGGAGTGCTGTTAAAATTAAAATGGATTTTTTTCCTTGGAGAATATCACCACCGATTTTTTTTCCAGTTTGTTCGCTATCCCCATAGAAATCCAACCAATCATCATGAATCTGAAATCCAAGACCAAGGTTGATTCCCAATTCATATAATGTTTCACACAATGTTGCATTACATTTAGATAACAAAGCTCCCATTTTTAAAGATGCAGCAAGTAATACAGAAGTTTTTAATCGAATCATTTCCAAATATTCTGATAGGGAAACGGTTTCTCGTTGTTCAAAATCCATATCAAAACGCTGACCCTCACAAACTTCTTTTGCGGTTTGCAAAAATAATTCTAAAATTTGTTCTGTTTGATTTTCTCTACTACATTTATTAATTAATTGTGTTGCCTCGACGAGCATTACATCCCCGGACAAAATCGCTGCATTAATACCATACTTGTGAAAAACTGTGGGTTGACCTCTTCTGGTTTCTGCATTATCCATAATATCATCATGCATCAAGGTGAAATTATGAAACATTTCTAAAGCTAAGGCTACAGGTAATCCAGAATCAATATTGCCATTAAAGGTATTCTGTACCATCAACAAGGCCAGAGGTCTGATTTTTTTTCCACCTTGCCTCATTATGTATCCCACAGGTTCATACAAGTGCACTGGATCCTTAATAAAGTCATATCGGGCAGAATATTCCTGATAAGCTGCAATAAGATCATCAAAGGGTCTTATTTTTGCCTCAACCATAGCTGTTTTATGTATAGAGCAATCAAAATATATTTCTTATTGGTTCTTATTTTTTCCGCCTGCAAGGTAAAGGAAAAAGCAGATTTGATCGTATATAATGCGAATATTTACACCGCAGACACTATAAATCAAGGGATTGAAGCCTTCGCAATAAAGAATGGATATTTTATAGCCAAAGGCACTTTAGACCAAATTTCAAGCCTCAAGGGTGATTCTACACAGATGCTTGATATGGAAGGTCGGTTTGTAATGCCCGGCCTCATTGAAGGACACGGACATTTTTTAGGTTTGGGAGAAAGCTTGATCAATCTTAACCTATTGGACACAAAAAGTTGGGATGAAATAGTCCATTTGGTTGAGGAACAAGTTCAAACGGCCAGCCCAGGACAATGGATTGAAGGCAGAGGCTGGCATCAGGATAAATGGAAGGGTAATTCTGAATTGACCTTTAATGGTTATCCATACCATGATGCCTTATCTCAAATCAGCCCATTGAATCCTGTTGTCCTATATCATGCAAGTGGACATGCATTGATAGCCAATAAAAAAGCCATGGAGCTTGCAGGAATTTCAACTGAATCTCAATCACCCGCAGGGGGAAGAATAGTAAAAGATAAAAACAATAAGATTTTAGGAGTTTTTGAAGAAAATGCAATGGATTTGCTGACTAAAGCAATAGAGGAAGACCATAATAAATTGCCATTATCAACGCAGCAGGCTAATATAATAAGTAAAGCGATCAAGGCTTCAGATCATGCATTAAAATTCGGTATTACTAGTTTTCAGGATGCTGGTACGAATCTCGCCGATATGAGAATTTTACAAAAATTATGTATTGATGATATTTTGAAAATAAGATTGTATGTCATGCTTGGTGGCAGCACAGAACAGGTAATGAATGAAATGGATTCACTTCAAGTATTGAATAGCGATAAAGAAAAATTTTCAACATTAGCAGTTAAAGCATATATGGATGGAGCCTTAGGATCATATGGAGCCATGTTATTAAAAGAGTATGCAGATAACCCGGGTGCTCTTGGTCAACAAATTACCAGTACTGATGAATTAACGCAAATCGCTCAAAAAGCGGCTTCAAAAAATCTTCAAATGTGTGTCCATGCCATTGGTGATAAAGGGAATAGAGAAGTATTGAATTTATTTCAAAATGTGTTAGGTACTTCTGCAAAAAATGAGGATCGGCGGTGGCGAATTGAACATGCCCAACACATTGACCCAAGCGATGCTCCAAGATTTCATGAATTAGGTGTTATAGCATCTATGCAAGCAGTACATTGTACCAGCGATGCGCCATTCGTTGCCAAAAGACTAGGAGATGACAGGGCAAAAAATACGTCTTACATCTGGCGTTCGCTGCTGGATTTAAACACACATTTAGCCAATGGTACAGATACGCCTGTTGAAAAAGTAAATCCTTTTGAGTGTATTTATGCAGCAGTAACACGTAAAAATAGTTCGACTGGTTTTGAATTCTATTCAGAACAAAAAATGACTCGTGATGAAGCATTGAAATCGTACACCATATGGAACGCTTATGCGGCTAAAGAAGAAAAGATTAAAGGAAGTATTTCAGTAAATAAGTTAGCCGATTTTATTGTGTTGGATCATGATCTTATGACTTGCAAACCGGAAGAATTATTACAAACCAAAGTTCTTCAAGTTTACATAGGTGGTAAAAAAATACAGATAAATGAATAATTAATTATTTAATGCGCGTAGAGTTGATGGATAATGAACAGTGGGGTTTTATTTTTGATCTAGATGGAGTAATTGTTGATACGGCTAGACATCATTATTTAGCATGGAAAGCTTTAGCTGCTAAATTTGGATTTGAATTAACACCTGAATTTAACGAAAGGCTTAAGGGTGTGGACAGAATGAATTCCCTTCAAATTATTTTAAGGGCGGCTTCTGCACAAATGAATGAAGAGGATAAAATAAATCTGGCTACTGAAAAAAATGTTTATTATTTAAAAAGTATTGAACACTTAAATCAAACTGATATCTTACCCGGTGTATTGGATTTTATTTTAGAAACAAAAAACTTGAATATACCTATAGCTTTGGGATCAGCAAGTAAGAATGCACTATATATACTTGAAAAATTGCAGTTATTAGATTATTTTACAGCAATTGTAGATGGCAATCAAGTTAAAGAAAGTAAACCTGATCCTGAAGTATTTTTACTAGGTTCTGAATTGATCTCCATTCAACCTAATCATTGTATCGTTTTCGAAGATTCTGTAAAAGGAATTCAAGCTGCTCAAAGGGCTCATATGCATACTGTTGGTATAGGTAGTCCTAAGGATATTGGTTTGGCTGATCTCGTAATTCCTGATTTTTTATCCACAAAACCATTGGATATTGTACAATGGTTTAATTTAAATAAGCAACTTACAAATACTTCATTCTAATCTTAAAAATGAAACAAATATTTCAATTAGATCCTTGGAAAATTATAGAAGATCAATATCGTCCGGAATATCAAAAAATTGCTGAAAGTATTTTTAGTCAAGGCAATGCCCGTATGGGTGGCCGAGGTCATTTTGAAGAATATTATTCAGGTCCATCATTAATAGGGAATTATGTAGGTGGTATTTATTACCCGGATAAAACCAGAGTAGGGTGGTGGAAAAATGGTTATCCTCAATACTATGCTAAAGTATTAAATGCTGCCAATTGGTCCGCAATTGATATTTATGTAAATGGCGAACGATTTGATCTGAATCAATCTAAAGTTCATCATTTTAAGAGGACCCTGCATATGGATGATGGTTATTTGGAGAGAAGTTGTACTTGTGAATTACCATCAGGAGCCATCATAGAAATTCATGCCATCCGATTTTTAAGTATGGCTTGGGATGAATGTGGTGCTTGTCAGTATACAATAACCGCTTTACAGGACGCCACGCAAATACGAGTTCAAAGTATTTTGGATTATGACATCAGAAATGAAGACGCGAATTATCAGGAAGACTTTTGGGAATCCGTAGAATCCTATAATGCTTCCAATCTTTTATACATACATTCACAAACTAAAATTACAGCTTTCCAGGTTTGTGTTGGATTCGAAACAAAATTTTTCTTGAATGGAAAACTCATTGATGATGGATTGATTCATGAAAGGCTTTCCCGAAAGGCCTTACACGAAAATAGTTTCGTACTGCAGCAAGGAGATAGCATTACGATTGAAAAATCAATGGTTCAGGTGTCATCATTGGATTATTCTGCTGGAGAAATTGCATCCGTTTGTCTTGAAAAAATAAATTCATGGAAACACATTTCATTCGAACAAAAATTATCTGATCAGAGAGATTCATGGTATGACATTTGGAAAACAGCTGATATCAAAATTGGTGGTGATATAAGTGCGCAACAAGGCATTCGGTTTAATATTTATCAATTATTTTGCACTTATACAGGTAAGGACCCTCGATTAAATATTGGGCCTAAAGGATTCACAGGTGAGAAATACGGTGGATGCACGTACTGGGATACAGAGGCTTATTGTATTCCATTTTATTTGGGAACTGCAGCACCGGAAGTGAGTCGTAATCTATTGATGTATCGTTATCATCAACTCAACAAAGCAATCATCAATGCACAAATGTTGGGTTTCGATCATGGTGCAGCATTGTATCCGATGGTAACGATGAATGGCGAAGAGTGTCACAATGAATGGGAAATTACATTTGAAGAAATTCATAGGAATGGAGCCATCGTTTATGCTATTTATGATTATATCAAATACACAGGTGATGAAGATTATCTTTGGAATTATGGAATAGATGTAATCACTGCGATCAATCGCTTTTGGATTCAACGTGTACATTACAGCAAGCCAAAAAATAAATATGTAATGCATGGCGTGACAGGTCCAAATGAATATGAAAATAATGTCAACAACAATTGGTACACATTGTATTTAGCACAATGGTGTTTAAATTATGGACATGATGTGCTTCAAAAATTAGCAGACCATCAACCCGAGCAATTTGAACATGTGAAACGAAGAATTCATTTGGATGATACTGAGATGTATACATGGAGAACGGTTGCTCATCAAATATATTTACCTGAAAACAAGGAGCTCAATATTTTTTTACAACAAGAAGATTATTTAGAAAAAGATTTGCAACCGATTGTGTCCATTCCGGAAGGTCAAATACCCTTACATCAACATTGGTCCTGGGATCGGATATTGAGATCTTGTTATATTAAACAAGCTGATGTATTGCAGGGTATTTATTTTTTTGAAGATGACTTTACTATGGATCAAATTAAATCCAATTTTGATTTTTATGAACCCATGACCGTTCATGAATCTTCATTGTCCCCTTGCATTCATTCCATATTGGCTACAAAACTAGGTTATATGGAGAAAGCTGAAGAACTTTATTTAAGAACTTCCAGACTGGATTTGGATGATTATAATCATGATACTTGTGATGGATTACACATCACCAGTATGGCAGGTACATGGATGAGTGTAATTAAGGGTTTTGGTGGAATACGAATTGTGAATCATCAAATTGTGATCAATCCAAGATTACCCAAGCATTGGACGGATCTTACTTTTTTCATGCGCTTTAAAGGATCCATCGTTCACATCAATATACAAAAGGAATTATGCACACTTACGAATCAAGGTAGTCAAGACATCCCGATTAATATAAAAAATACTTCAATAATGCTCCATCCACGTGAGCAAAAATCTATTCCATATGCGTAACATGAGTTTGTTTTTTTTCTTTATTGTAAATTTACTTTTACAAAATATATATGCCCAAGAACTCAATAGTGTGGGATTGCTAAAACCCATTAAATTGGACACAGGATGGAATAAAATTTTGCTGGATCAATATTTTGAAAATGTAAATCTAATAACTGGCGTGCATGCTGATTCAACATTAGACGTCCAATTCATCGCTGATCCAGGACAACTTTTAATTAAATCCAAGATACATCACGGACCTTACGGAACCATTGAATTTAATTATAAAGGTGACCCAACATGTTGGATATTTATTCATCCAATAAAACAATCTATCACACTTTCATTAAATAATAATAATTATACATCAGTTGTCATCAAAGGACAAATGAATGCTTGGAAGTCCCAAGAACTGACCTTAGAAAATGGTCAATGGAGTTATCATACTATGTTAAATCCGGGTCGATATCAATATTTATTTGTAGCTGATGGTAAGGAAATGTTGGATCCATTAAATCTTAAAACAGCACCCAACGGAAGTGGTGGCGTTAATTCCTTGCTTGAAGTAGAAACGAGTAAAGAAAACATTCAATTGATTCCTTCAATAACTTCAGATCAAAAAATATATATAAATACTTCCCAGATAGCAGGTCAATCTATAGTGCTTTGGAATAACAAAAAATTACCCTATTGGCAAAGTGGAAAGCATATCATGTGTAGAATTCCTGATGAAGCAAAATTATTAGGCCGATCATTTGTGAGACTCTATTCGTCAATAGGATTCAATCAAAGCAATGATGTTTTAATTCCTTTGCAACATGGTGAAGTTATTAATAATACTGCCAGTCTGAATAGAACGGATTGGGAATCTCAGATTATGTATTTTACATTAGTCGATCGATTTAGTAATGGTAATCCAAGTAATGATCGTCCTGTTGTAGATACACATTTAATCGCTAAAACAAATTTTCAGGGTGGTGATTTACAAGGGATAAGAGATAAGATTGCATCAGGTTATTTTAATCGATTAGGTATTAATACCATTTGGCTTTCACCCATTAGTCAAAATCCAGATTTAGCATTTCAGGAATATGTCAATCCTCGGAGATGGTATTCAGGGTATCATGGATATTGGCCCATTCAATCCTGTGTTATTGATTCGCGATTTGGGACAGATCAGGAATTGAATGAACTCATATCCTTAGCACATCATAATGGAATTAATGTGTTGTTGGATTTCGTAACCAATCATGTACATCAGGATCATCCGATGTATAAGCAACGCCCTGATTTATTTACGCCATTTATATTGCCGAATGGTCAAAAAAATATTCGTATTTGGGATGACCAAAGATTAACGACATGGTTTGATGATTTTTTACCTACTATAGATTTATCAAAACCCAAAGCGATAGCCATGCAATCCGATTCTGCCATGTATTGGTTACAAACATTTCCATTCGATGGTTTTAGGCATGATGCAACTAAACATGTACCTACTGAATATTGGTTGGCCTTAACAAAAAAAATAAAAAATGAATTTATATCTAAAGGCCGGTCCATTTATCAAATAGGAGAAACTTATGGATCGAATGAATTGATCGCTTCTTACATTGGAAATTCGTTGTTGGATTCACAATTTGATTTTAATTTATATTTTGATTTAAGGTCTTTGTTGCTTGATGAGCAATCGTCTTTTGCATCATTTGTTCCAATCATTAATCAATCGTTAACTTATTTTGGTCACCATTCTACGATGGGAAATATTACAGGTAATCACGATCAAGTTCGTTACATTTCGTTAGCCAATAAAGATGTATCACTCAGTGAGAGTGGTGTAGAGGCTGGATTTAATCGAACCATTGGAATGCCCGATACTATGGCTTATAACAAACTCAGTTTATTAACAGCTATACAGTTTTCATTACCTGGAGTCCCTGTTTTTTTATACGGTGATGAGATAGGATTACCCGGAGCTGGTGATCCTGACAATCGCAAAATGATGAAATTCGATTCACTAAGTTATAATGAATTGAATACTTTACAACGCGCACAACAATTAGGAAATCTTCGCAAAAACAGTATGGCACTCATTTACGGGGAGACTGAAATACTAAAAGCTGAAAAGGATTTTATTATTCTAAAGCGGACTTATTTTGGGGAGTCTATTTATTGTTTATTTAATAAATCAAATAGGCTAATTACTACTGATTTGGATGTGGCTAATAGTAAAAACGCAACTGGATTGATTTCAAAAAAAATATATACAATTCAAAATGCTAAAACACAAATTCAGCTTGCACCAAACGGGTACGAATATTTAAAGGTAGAATAATTGAATTTTATTAGTAACTATACAGGTCACAATAAGTACGGTATATTTTTGTCATCATTGTTGCAAAATCAGGCAAAAATGTCGCCAAAAATGCAATGTATTTATTTCTTACGACGGATTTTATCCGTCGCAAAAAATTGATCGCCCCTACAGGGCTTTGATCTGAATACTTACACTTATTTTTAAAATATTATTTTTTAAATTATATTAAAATGTAATGGTTAAGTCCGATAACCATTCAAGCTGATAACCATTCAACCCGCTCACCATTCAAACCAGATCACCATTCAAACCAGATAACCATTCAAACAGTTTACCGATTCACATCATACTTCTCCTTCCAAAGTTGCGCAAGTACCTGTTGGTATTTTTCTTCATTAGGATTTTGCGCAGGATGATAAAATGTTGTACCGGAAATTTCTTCAGGCAAAAATTCTTGTGGAATGAAATGA harbors:
- a CDS encoding polyprenyl synthetase family protein; the encoded protein is MVEAKIRPFDDLIAAYQEYSARYDFIKDPVHLYEPVGYIMRQGGKKIRPLALLMVQNTFNGNIDSGLPVALALEMFHNFTLMHDDIMDNAETRRGQPTVFHKYGINAAILSGDVMLVEATQLINKCSRENQTEQILELFLQTAKEVCEGQRFDMDFEQRETVSLSEYLEMIRLKTSVLLAASLKMGALLSKCNATLCETLYELGINLGLGFQIHDDWLDFYGDSEQTGKKIGGDILQGKKSILILTALQDLDSVNQHKLLNDYKLKLNDEDKLAKIGKWFEQLDIKNKVSKRYLSYQEKCEAIIQQMECESWQKNKLREFVTLILDRKY
- a CDS encoding amidohydrolase: MYRAIKIYFLLVLIFSACKVKEKADLIVYNANIYTADTINQGIEAFAIKNGYFIAKGTLDQISSLKGDSTQMLDMEGRFVMPGLIEGHGHFLGLGESLINLNLLDTKSWDEIVHLVEEQVQTASPGQWIEGRGWHQDKWKGNSELTFNGYPYHDALSQISPLNPVVLYHASGHALIANKKAMELAGISTESQSPAGGRIVKDKNNKILGVFEENAMDLLTKAIEEDHNKLPLSTQQANIISKAIKASDHALKFGITSFQDAGTNLADMRILQKLCIDDILKIRLYVMLGGSTEQVMNEMDSLQVLNSDKEKFSTLAVKAYMDGALGSYGAMLLKEYADNPGALGQQITSTDELTQIAQKAASKNLQMCVHAIGDKGNREVLNLFQNVLGTSAKNEDRRWRIEHAQHIDPSDAPRFHELGVIASMQAVHCTSDAPFVAKRLGDDRAKNTSYIWRSLLDLNTHLANGTDTPVEKVNPFECIYAAVTRKNSSTGFEFYSEQKMTRDEALKSYTIWNAYAAKEEKIKGSISVNKLADFIVLDHDLMTCKPEELLQTKVLQVYIGGKKIQINE
- the pgmB gene encoding beta-phosphoglucomutase; this encodes MDNEQWGFIFDLDGVIVDTARHHYLAWKALAAKFGFELTPEFNERLKGVDRMNSLQIILRAASAQMNEEDKINLATEKNVYYLKSIEHLNQTDILPGVLDFILETKNLNIPIALGSASKNALYILEKLQLLDYFTAIVDGNQVKESKPDPEVFLLGSELISIQPNHCIVFEDSVKGIQAAQRAHMHTVGIGSPKDIGLADLVIPDFLSTKPLDIVQWFNLNKQLTNTSF
- a CDS encoding glycoside hydrolase family 65 protein, encoding MKQIFQLDPWKIIEDQYRPEYQKIAESIFSQGNARMGGRGHFEEYYSGPSLIGNYVGGIYYPDKTRVGWWKNGYPQYYAKVLNAANWSAIDIYVNGERFDLNQSKVHHFKRTLHMDDGYLERSCTCELPSGAIIEIHAIRFLSMAWDECGACQYTITALQDATQIRVQSILDYDIRNEDANYQEDFWESVESYNASNLLYIHSQTKITAFQVCVGFETKFFLNGKLIDDGLIHERLSRKALHENSFVLQQGDSITIEKSMVQVSSLDYSAGEIASVCLEKINSWKHISFEQKLSDQRDSWYDIWKTADIKIGGDISAQQGIRFNIYQLFCTYTGKDPRLNIGPKGFTGEKYGGCTYWDTEAYCIPFYLGTAAPEVSRNLLMYRYHQLNKAIINAQMLGFDHGAALYPMVTMNGEECHNEWEITFEEIHRNGAIVYAIYDYIKYTGDEDYLWNYGIDVITAINRFWIQRVHYSKPKNKYVMHGVTGPNEYENNVNNNWYTLYLAQWCLNYGHDVLQKLADHQPEQFEHVKRRIHLDDTEMYTWRTVAHQIYLPENKELNIFLQQEDYLEKDLQPIVSIPEGQIPLHQHWSWDRILRSCYIKQADVLQGIYFFEDDFTMDQIKSNFDFYEPMTVHESSLSPCIHSILATKLGYMEKAEELYLRTSRLDLDDYNHDTCDGLHITSMAGTWMSVIKGFGGIRIVNHQIVINPRLPKHWTDLTFFMRFKGSIVHINIQKELCTLTNQGSQDIPINIKNTSIMLHPREQKSIPYA
- a CDS encoding alpha-amylase, producing MRNMSLFFFFIVNLLLQNIYAQELNSVGLLKPIKLDTGWNKILLDQYFENVNLITGVHADSTLDVQFIADPGQLLIKSKIHHGPYGTIEFNYKGDPTCWIFIHPIKQSITLSLNNNNYTSVVIKGQMNAWKSQELTLENGQWSYHTMLNPGRYQYLFVADGKEMLDPLNLKTAPNGSGGVNSLLEVETSKENIQLIPSITSDQKIYINTSQIAGQSIVLWNNKKLPYWQSGKHIMCRIPDEAKLLGRSFVRLYSSIGFNQSNDVLIPLQHGEVINNTASLNRTDWESQIMYFTLVDRFSNGNPSNDRPVVDTHLIAKTNFQGGDLQGIRDKIASGYFNRLGINTIWLSPISQNPDLAFQEYVNPRRWYSGYHGYWPIQSCVIDSRFGTDQELNELISLAHHNGINVLLDFVTNHVHQDHPMYKQRPDLFTPFILPNGQKNIRIWDDQRLTTWFDDFLPTIDLSKPKAIAMQSDSAMYWLQTFPFDGFRHDATKHVPTEYWLALTKKIKNEFISKGRSIYQIGETYGSNELIASYIGNSLLDSQFDFNLYFDLRSLLLDEQSSFASFVPIINQSLTYFGHHSTMGNITGNHDQVRYISLANKDVSLSESGVEAGFNRTIGMPDTMAYNKLSLLTAIQFSLPGVPVFLYGDEIGLPGAGDPDNRKMMKFDSLSYNELNTLQRAQQLGNLRKNSMALIYGETEILKAEKDFIILKRTYFGESIYCLFNKSNRLITTDLDVANSKNATGLISKKIYTIQNAKTQIQLAPNGYEYLKVE